The following proteins are encoded in a genomic region of Nocardioides sp. cx-173:
- a CDS encoding zinc-dependent dehydrogenase — translation MKALRFYAPEDVRIEDVEEPTCGPDEIKLKVKNCSTCGTDVKILHNGHQNLTPPRTIGHEIAGEVVEVGADVQATYGGDWQVGDRAQVIAAVPCGECYECQKGWMAVCQNQTSVGYQYDGGFAEYMIVPKQVLKVDGLNRIPDNVGYDEASAAEPFACAINAQELLGIEAGDTVVVFGAGPIGCMHIRIARGVHQAGKVFLIDVNADRLAMSAEAVQPDEVINGAEVDVVERVMELTGGRGADVIITATAANVTQEQAIAMAARNGRISFFGGLPKTDPTITCDSNVVHYRQLHIHGANGSAPEHNKRALEYISTGQVPVKDLITEHIPLDRVLDAFDIVQRGAAIKVTVEP, via the coding sequence ATGAAGGCCCTGAGGTTCTACGCCCCCGAGGACGTGCGCATCGAGGACGTCGAGGAGCCCACGTGCGGGCCCGACGAGATCAAGCTCAAGGTCAAGAACTGCTCGACCTGCGGCACCGATGTGAAGATCCTCCACAACGGCCACCAGAACCTCACGCCCCCGCGCACCATCGGGCACGAGATCGCCGGCGAGGTCGTCGAGGTCGGGGCCGACGTGCAGGCGACGTACGGCGGCGACTGGCAGGTCGGCGACCGCGCCCAGGTGATCGCGGCGGTGCCGTGCGGCGAGTGCTACGAGTGCCAGAAGGGCTGGATGGCGGTCTGCCAGAACCAGACCTCGGTCGGCTACCAGTACGACGGCGGGTTCGCCGAGTACATGATCGTCCCGAAGCAGGTGCTCAAGGTGGACGGCCTCAACCGGATCCCCGACAACGTCGGCTACGACGAGGCGTCGGCGGCCGAGCCCTTCGCGTGCGCGATCAACGCCCAGGAGCTGCTCGGCATCGAGGCCGGCGACACCGTCGTCGTCTTCGGCGCCGGCCCGATCGGCTGCATGCACATCCGCATCGCGCGCGGCGTCCACCAGGCCGGCAAGGTCTTCCTCATCGACGTCAACGCCGACCGCCTCGCGATGTCGGCCGAAGCCGTTCAGCCCGACGAGGTCATCAACGGCGCCGAGGTCGACGTCGTCGAGCGGGTCATGGAGCTCACTGGCGGCCGGGGCGCGGACGTCATCATCACCGCGACCGCAGCCAACGTCACCCAGGAGCAGGCCATCGCGATGGCCGCGCGCAACGGGCGGATCTCGTTCTTCGGCGGCCTGCCCAAGACCGACCCGACCATCACCTGCGACTCCAACGTCGTGCACTACCGCCAGCTGCACATCCACGGCGCCAACGGCTCCGCCCCCGAGCACAACAAGCGCGCCCTGGAGTACATCTCCACCGGCCAGGTCCCCGTCAAGGACCTGATCACCGAGCACATCCCCCTCGACCGGGTCCTCGACGCCTTCGACATCGTCCAGCGCGGCGCCGCGATCAAGGTCACCGTCGAGCCGTAG